GGCGCGGCACAAATACTGCGCGCCGCAGTTCACGGCCGAAACCGGCCTGCGACTGACGGGCGCCTACAACCCGCTGGTGCCCGGCTGCGTGCCCAACGACCTGGCCGTGGCCGGGACCAGTGTGCTGCTCACGGGCTCCAACATGTCGGGTAAAACCACGTTCATGCGCGCCATTGGCCTGAACGCGCTGCTGGCCCAAACCGTGGCCACCTGCCCGGCCACGGCCTACGCCGCGCCCTTCCGCCGGGTGGTGTCCAGCATCAACCTCGCCGACAGCCTCACCGAAGGCAAAAGCTACTACTTTGCCGAGGCCGAAACCATTCTGGGCTTCATTCGGGCCGCCGAAGCGGGCGACAGCGGCTACCTGTTCATTCTCGACGAGCTGTTCAAGGGCACCAACACCGTGGAGCGCATTGCGGCCACGCAGGCCGTGCTGGCGTATTTGCAGCCGCGCAGCCTGGTGGTGGCCTCCACCCACGACGGTGAGCTGGGCGCCCTGCTCGCGCCCGCCTTCACCGAATACCACTTCTCCGAAACCGTGACCGAAACCGAGTGGTACTTCGACTACCTGCTCAAGCCCGGCCCGCTGCGCACCCGCAACGCCATCCAGCTGCTGGCGCGAGCCGGCTACCCGGCCAGCATTGTGCAGGCCGCGCAGGCCCTGACGCACACGCTGGAGGCAGCAACGCAGTAGAGACGCAATATTTTGCGTCTCGTCGTTGAACGACGACGTTCGAACGACATCCAGACGACTTACGAACGGCGCGGACGCAGAGACGCAATATTTTGCGTCTCTACACCAAGTCGCAGTACCAAAATCCCGTGTCGAACGGACTCGGGTCAGCCTCCTCGCCGCAATCGTACTGGGAGTCGTCGGCTTTGGGAGCCGGCGTGTAGTTGCGGTGCACGATTTCACCTTTCTCGAAAGTAATGGGCTCGCGGAACAGCGGCCCATCGAACACGAAGGTGTGGAATTCGCCGTTTTCGCCGCAGGGGTCCACGTTAGGCGGCAGGTCCTGCAAAAACTGCTCGTCAATCACGCGGCCCACAAAGCTTCGGTCGAGGTATTTCTCGTTGACGCAGGTGGTGATGGTTTTGAAGCCCAGCGCCAGAAACTCGCGAATGAGCTCGCCCGTGGGCACGCCCCACAGCGGAAACGCGGCCCGCCAGCCGGCTTCAGCCAGCTTGTTTTCGCGGTAGCGGCGCAGGTCTTCGAGTAAGATGTCGCCGAAAATGGCCACCTCGGCGCCCTGGGTTTGCAGCTCCTGCAGGGTGTTGCTCATCAGGCGTTCGTAGGCTTCCATGGTGGGCATTTCGGGCAGAAACAGCTTATGGCAGGGCAGCCCAAGGCTGGCGGCCTGCTGGTCGAGCAGCTCCACCCGCACGCCGTGCATAGAAATGCGCTGGTAAGGTTCGCTCACGGTAGTGAGCAGCGTCTGGATAGCATACTGGCCGCTTTGCCGCACCTTGTAGAGGGCCAGGGCCGAGTCTTTGCCCCCGCTCCAGTTGAAAATGGCCGGCTGCTGTGTCATGGAGCAAAGTAACCGTGGTAGCGCGGACTTTTAGCCCGCGGCTGGCGTGGCCGGGACTTTTTGGGCGCGGGCTAAAAGTCCGCGCTACAGCATCCGGCAACCTTTTCGGCCCGCGCCCGAACACACAGGCCATGCATTTTACCGTCATCACCCCCACCCACCAGCGCCGCGCGCTGCTGCCCGAAGCCGTGGCCAGCGTGCGCGCCACCGTGAGCGCCCCCCTCGATTTTTCCTTTGAGCACCTGATTTACGACAACGGCTCGCGCGATGGCACCGTGGCCTACCTGCGCGAGGCTGCTGCCCAGCCCGGCCCGCCCCTGCGGCACTGGCACTCGGCGGGCCGCCAGCTGGCCGGCCTGGCCCGCAACCTCCTCATCCAAGAAGCCCCCGCCGATGCCTGGCTGGTGCCGCTCGACGACGATGACATTCTACTTCAGCGCACGCTGCACAACTACGCCGCCCAAATTCAGGCCCACCCCGGCCGGCCCTGGTTCGTGGCCGACTTCCTGCGCGTGGACGAGCACGGCCGCTACCTGCCCAACGAGGACTACTACGCCTGGCAGTTTGATTCGCCCACGGCCATGCTGCAGGCCATTTTTCGGGCCGAGCACTTCATTCAGGGCAACGTGTGCTACCACCGGGCTTTCGTGGACGAGGTGGGCGGCTACGACGGCGAGCTGGCCATGGCCGAAGACCTGGACCTGTACGTGCGCTTCCTGCTGGCCGGGCAGCTGCCGGTGCTGTGCCCGCACATCAGCCACCTGCACCGCTTCCACGCCCGCAACGTGAGCATTGGGGTGGATGCGGCCACGCACAACGCCGACCTGCGGGTGATTTTCGACAAATACGCCCCGCAGCTGCAGGCCTTGGGCATTGAGGCGCCGGGGAATTAGCCGGCGCCTTATTTTTGGGCTTTTGCCCGCCACGTCCGCCCCCACGCCGCCGGTTTCCGAAGAAGTATACAGCATCCCGGCCGCCTACCGGAAGATGGAAAACACGCACATCCTGTTCTGGCTGCTGAAAGACATTGCCTGGTGCATGGTGTGGAAGCCCCTGGGCCTGCTCATGGTGGTGCCCACGCTCAGCATTGCCGTCATCATTGCCTGGCGCACCCGCGCCTACACCTCGGAGCTGGCCCACAACTTGGCCATTGTGTTCTGGATTACGGCCAACTCCTACTGGATGACCAGCGAGTTTTTCGGGTTCGATACTGTGCTGGTGGCGCCTCACGTCACGGGCAAGCACCTGGCCCTGGTGCCGTTTCTGATTGGGTTGGGCATATTGCTGTACTACTACCTGGTGACGAAACCGCGCGAAAACCGGGCAGAAACGGCCACGCTGTAGCGCGGACTTTCAGTCCGCACCCGAGAACCGCTGGAAGACGCGGACTAAAAGTCCGCGCTACATTTCGCCCATGAACCCCGACGAACAGCAGGCCCGCATCGAGCTCCGCGCCTGGCAGCTGCGCATGCAGCGCAAGCCTTCCTTCCTCAACAATTTTGCCCGGCGCGTGCAGGTGCGCATCAATGCCCTGCTGCCCGAAAAGGTGCACCAGGCCATCACCGCCGCCATCAAGCAGATGGTGCGCGGGGTGTTGTTTGGCTCACAGCACACCACCAGCCGCCCCTTGGCCGAGGCCACCTTCGCCACGCGCGAGGCCGAGGCGCGGGTCCGCATCCGCGACTACCGCACCATGGCCACCGCCGAAGGCGCCGTGACCGGCGCGGGCGGCTTCTTGCTGGGCCTGGCCGATTTCCCGCTGCTCATCGGCCTCAAAATCAAGCTGCTGTTCGACATCGCCGCCCTCTACGGCTACGACGTGAAGGAATTTCCCGAGCGCCTCTACCTGCTGCACATCTTCCAGCTGGCCTTCAGCAGCCAGCACACCCGCAACGCCACCTACCGCCGCCTCGCCACCTGGGACGAGTACCGCCACACCCTGCCCGCCGACGTGCACGCCTTCGACTGGCGCACCTTTCAGCAGGAATACCGCGACTACATCGACCTCGCCAAAATGGCCCAGCTGGTGCCCGTCATCGGCGCGGCGGTGGGCGCCGTGGCCAACTACAAGCTCATCGAGCAGCTCGGCGACACGGCCATGAACTGCTACCGCCTGCGCCACTTCGCCGCAGCCGCTGATGCACAGCTGCCCTCGCCAGCCACCGAAATTTCGCCCCCGCTCGTTTAGCCAGCTCCACCGCTGGCTCTTTGGCGTTGGGCTAGCGCGCCGGCGGCGACACGACTTTGGCTCGAAAAAACTCGTCCACTTTGCGATTGAACTCGTCGGCGTGCTCTTGCAGGGTGGCGTGGCCGCTGTTGGGAATTATCCAGAGCCAAGCGCGGGGCAGGTGGCGGTAGATGGCCACGGTGTGCTCGGGCACAATGACGTCGCGGTCGCCGGCCACGATGAGGGCCGGCACCCGCACACCTTTCAGCGCCGCGAGCGGAATGTTGGGCTGAAACACGTCGAGGCAAAATACCTTCCAGTCGTTCTTCCGCTTAGGGTCCGTGAATTTCATGTTTTTATTCTCATGGTAGCCGCGCTGCTGCTGGCGCCACAAGCTGGGCATGAGCGCAGTAGAGTCGGGCCAAAGATTGGCGCCGGTGGCCACCAGCCGCTTCACCTTCTTGGGGTGGCGCATGGCCAGCACCAGCGCGTTGATGCCGCCGTCGCTCCACCCTACCACGTAGGCCGAGTCGAGGCGCATGCTGGTGAGCAGGCCCGCAAAGTCGTCGGCCATCATCTCGAAGCTCAGCGAGTCGCCAGCGTCCACGGACTTGCCGTGGGCGCGGCTGTCCACGGCAATGACGCGGTAGCGCTGGGCCAGGTAGGGAATGTTCTTGGCAAAGGCCGAGATGTTGTCGCCGTTGCCGTGAATGAGGAGCAGCGGCGGGCCCTGGCCGTAGGTTTCGTAGTACAGCTTCACGCCGCGCACCAGCTGGTAGTGCCCGGCCGCGGGGTTGCGGCCGTAGGGGACGGCGGGCTGGGCGGTGGCCAGCAGGTGGCAAAGCAAAAAGCCAAACGCAAGCAGGCAGGCTTTCATCGCTGAGTACTTAATCATGGCCGTTACTTATGATGCTGCATGGTGCAAACCGTCCGAAAGCCTACTGTGGCCGATGGGCCGCTGTAGTGCCCCCGCGCTTTGATGGTGCAGCCTGCCAGGTCGTCGCGGTAGCTGCCGCCTTTGGCAATGCCTTGCTCCTCCACCATTTCCGCGGCATTGCCCAGCATTTGGTAGAGTCCGAAATCATTGGCCGGCCCCTGGTACACATATCCCGGCGAAGCCAGGCGCAGGAAATAGGGCTCCGCCTGTGCGTGGTTAATCCAGGAGCGCACGGGGTGCTGTTTGTTGTAAGCCGCAATGTCGGCTTTGATTTGCGCCACGGGCGTGGAAACGGCTGCCCGCTTCTGCAGATACGCGGCCGCTCCCTCGGCTACCTGCACCGGCAGTTGGGTGCAGGTGGTGCCATAAGGCTGCCCGCTGCGTACTTCGGCGGCCTCCTCCCATTCCGCCTCGGTTGGCAGGCGGTATTCGACGATGAGGTCAGACACTTGCTTGTCGCTGGTGCGGGCCAACGCCCTATTGACAACATCCGTGCGCCATTTGCAGAATAGCTTGGCCTGCTCGTAGCTGATGCCCAC
This DNA window, taken from Hymenobacter sp. 5317J-9, encodes the following:
- a CDS encoding glycosyltransferase; this translates as MHFTVITPTHQRRALLPEAVASVRATVSAPLDFSFEHLIYDNGSRDGTVAYLREAAAQPGPPLRHWHSAGRQLAGLARNLLIQEAPADAWLVPLDDDDILLQRTLHNYAAQIQAHPGRPWFVADFLRVDEHGRYLPNEDYYAWQFDSPTAMLQAIFRAEHFIQGNVCYHRAFVDEVGGYDGELAMAEDLDLYVRFLLAGQLPVLCPHISHLHRFHARNVSIGVDAATHNADLRVIFDKYAPQLQALGIEAPGN
- a CDS encoding SUMF1/EgtB/PvdO family nonheme iron enzyme, which encodes MKQLFLSVSILVGVLQLSGCGARLPSSLRPGYYSASTAIPLWPASYVTETPPKQLGNAEVISIEGQPTPNPAPFYDYKVVKFTSGLKLCRDTFRVPDLSKAVSGPIAPGVIVFSASGLAIDEAEITNLDWRLFVADAFPADSSSADILATILPTAAALPVKDYYTSPFYAYYPVVGISYEQAKLFCKWRTDVVNRALARTSDKQVSDLIVEYRLPTEAEWEEAAEVRSGQPYGTTCTQLPVQVAEGAAAYLQKRAAVSTPVAQIKADIAAYNKQHPVRSWINHAQAEPYFLRLASPGYVYQGPANDFGLYQMLGNAAEMVEEQGIAKGGSYRDDLAGCTIKARGHYSGPSATVGFRTVCTMQHHK
- a CDS encoding EcsC family protein, which gives rise to MNPDEQQARIELRAWQLRMQRKPSFLNNFARRVQVRINALLPEKVHQAITAAIKQMVRGVLFGSQHTTSRPLAEATFATREAEARVRIRDYRTMATAEGAVTGAGGFLLGLADFPLLIGLKIKLLFDIAALYGYDVKEFPERLYLLHIFQLAFSSQHTRNATYRRLATWDEYRHTLPADVHAFDWRTFQQEYRDYIDLAKMAQLVPVIGAAVGAVANYKLIEQLGDTAMNCYRLRHFAAAADAQLPSPATEISPPLV
- a CDS encoding alpha/beta hydrolase, producing MIKYSAMKACLLAFGFLLCHLLATAQPAVPYGRNPAAGHYQLVRGVKLYYETYGQGPPLLLIHGNGDNISAFAKNIPYLAQRYRVIAVDSRAHGKSVDAGDSLSFEMMADDFAGLLTSMRLDSAYVVGWSDGGINALVLAMRHPKKVKRLVATGANLWPDSTALMPSLWRQQQRGYHENKNMKFTDPKRKNDWKVFCLDVFQPNIPLAALKGVRVPALIVAGDRDVIVPEHTVAIYRHLPRAWLWIIPNSGHATLQEHADEFNRKVDEFFRAKVVSPPAR
- a CDS encoding diphthine--ammonia ligase, with translation MTQQPAIFNWSGGKDSALALYKVRQSGQYAIQTLLTTVSEPYQRISMHGVRVELLDQQAASLGLPCHKLFLPEMPTMEAYERLMSNTLQELQTQGAEVAIFGDILLEDLRRYRENKLAEAGWRAAFPLWGVPTGELIREFLALGFKTITTCVNEKYLDRSFVGRVIDEQFLQDLPPNVDPCGENGEFHTFVFDGPLFREPITFEKGEIVHRNYTPAPKADDSQYDCGEEADPSPFDTGFWYCDLV